In one window of Ferriphaselus amnicola DNA:
- a CDS encoding contractile injection system protein, VgrG/Pvc8 family, whose translation MKHPAPAYTLSADGTDITGKLQGRLVSLTLTDNRGFEADQLDITLDDSDGQLAIPPLGASIALKLGWQGDGLVDKGSYTVDEVSHEGTPDQITLRARSADLRSGLTTAQTRSFHGKTLGEIVATIAAENDLKPKVSASLSSQLIEHLDQTSESSANLLTRLANQFDAVATVKQGALLFIVAGGGVTASGKPLPAVNIERKVGDRHHFSLAERGNYTHVRATWHDYGTGTTGEVTWSQEEEDIENGKRPPAPPPVPVGEWKNLSTTYKTRDRALTAARKEWTALSAKEPTRSRYVGVHAKYDDRHLKASGTVSYGKADVEQAQNKALKLSQKDQAKLTEQTQTTEPSVAIEPSADSLKTLRHVYESQKSAKRAARANWSKLKRGMASFNITLALGRPEIIPETPATVQGYKPQIDNTDWIVIKATHNLSNSGLTTALELEIKATELVA comes from the coding sequence ATGAAGCATCCAGCACCGGCCTACACCCTGAGCGCCGATGGCACGGACATCACCGGCAAGCTGCAAGGTCGGCTGGTATCGCTCACGCTCACCGATAACCGTGGCTTCGAAGCCGACCAGCTCGACATCACGCTGGATGATAGCGACGGCCAGCTCGCCATCCCACCGCTGGGTGCCTCCATCGCACTCAAGCTCGGCTGGCAGGGTGACGGGCTGGTGGATAAAGGCAGCTACACCGTGGACGAAGTCAGCCACGAAGGCACACCCGATCAGATCACCCTACGCGCCCGCAGCGCGGATCTGCGCAGCGGACTCACCACCGCCCAAACCCGCTCGTTTCACGGCAAGACCCTCGGCGAGATCGTCGCCACCATCGCCGCCGAGAATGACCTCAAGCCCAAGGTCAGCGCGTCACTCAGCAGCCAGCTCATCGAGCACCTAGACCAGACCAGCGAATCATCCGCCAACCTGCTCACCCGTCTGGCCAACCAGTTCGATGCCGTCGCTACCGTCAAGCAAGGCGCACTGCTCTTCATCGTGGCTGGTGGCGGGGTCACCGCCAGCGGCAAGCCGCTACCAGCCGTCAACATCGAGCGAAAGGTGGGCGACCGTCACCACTTCAGCCTGGCCGAACGCGGCAACTACACCCACGTCCGCGCCACCTGGCACGATTACGGTACCGGAACCACTGGAGAAGTGACCTGGAGTCAAGAGGAAGAGGACATTGAGAACGGCAAGCGCCCACCTGCGCCGCCACCCGTCCCCGTGGGCGAATGGAAGAACCTGAGCACGACCTATAAAACCCGTGATCGCGCCCTAACCGCCGCCCGCAAGGAATGGACTGCGCTCTCGGCTAAAGAGCCCACGCGCAGCCGCTACGTCGGCGTCCATGCCAAGTATGACGACCGCCACCTCAAGGCCAGCGGTACGGTCAGCTATGGCAAAGCCGATGTCGAGCAAGCCCAAAACAAAGCGCTCAAACTATCGCAAAAAGACCAAGCCAAACTGACCGAACAGACCCAAACAACTGAGCCCAGCGTCGCCATCGAACCGAGTGCAGACAGCCTCAAGACCCTGCGCCATGTGTACGAATCGCAGAAGTCAGCCAAACGCGCTGCCCGCGCCAACTGGAGCAAACTCAAGCGCGGCATGGCATCGTTCAACATCACCCTAGCGCTCGGTCGCCCGGAGATCATCCCCGAGACCCCCGCCACCGTGCAGGGCTACAAACCCCAGATCGACAATACCGACTGGATCGTCATCAAGGCCACCCACAACCTCAGCAACAGCGGGCTAACCACCGCCCTCGAACTAGAGATCAAAGCGACCGAGCTGGTCGCTTGA
- a CDS encoding BRCT domain-containing protein produces the protein MASTISNSGTVLLLASVLLIPPFAWWVVSQKIRYGAGKHWVIAHAAGFVSGLIAIIFAFVPAAIYEASPIVGIGVLVAIGYWMVKLYRSVCDLRVKSEPPQEPSTPNEKIPSPHKQKADLESEINSLRRIASSKTHCLANIEFDYLDGKGNHSHRRVEVQSIDDEYFEGFCHKAKDERTFVIGRVRGDILDCETGELLSPRQWARAARKNPQNGGVVINRGWKSSDDEIEDKPESIEILFTGFSKERRAELEEQAELFDMVVRKNVTKNLTHLCAGTNAGPAKVAQAQANGVTIIDESEFVKLLGK, from the coding sequence ATGGCATCAACCATCAGCAATAGCGGAACTGTATTGCTTTTAGCATCAGTCCTTTTAATACCGCCATTTGCATGGTGGGTAGTCAGTCAAAAAATTAGATACGGTGCGGGCAAGCATTGGGTTATCGCTCATGCTGCTGGATTTGTTTCTGGTCTTATAGCGATAATTTTTGCATTTGTCCCCGCTGCTATTTATGAAGCATCGCCAATTGTGGGTATCGGGGTATTAGTTGCCATCGGTTATTGGATGGTCAAGCTGTACCGATCAGTTTGCGATCTCCGAGTAAAGAGTGAACCGCCGCAAGAGCCGAGTACTCCCAATGAGAAAATCCCATCACCGCATAAACAAAAAGCAGACCTTGAGAGCGAGATCAATAGCCTCAGGCGAATAGCCAGCAGCAAGACACACTGCCTCGCCAATATCGAATTCGATTACCTCGATGGCAAAGGAAACCACAGCCACCGCAGGGTTGAAGTGCAGTCTATCGATGATGAATATTTCGAGGGCTTTTGCCATAAGGCGAAGGACGAGCGCACGTTTGTGATTGGGCGGGTGCGCGGGGACATACTGGATTGTGAAACGGGCGAGCTGCTATCGCCAAGGCAATGGGCTAGGGCCGCGAGAAAGAATCCACAAAACGGCGGCGTAGTGATTAACCGTGGGTGGAAGTCATCAGATGATGAGATCGAGGACAAGCCTGAGAGCATTGAGATTCTGTTTACAGGGTTTAGCAAGGAACGCCGCGCGGAGCTAGAGGAGCAGGCTGAACTGTTCGATATGGTTGTGCGAAAAAACGTCACAAAAAACCTGACTCATTTATGCGCAGGTACAAATGCTGGCCCCGCAAAAGTAGCTCAAGCGCAGGCGAATGGCGTGACGATCATTGATGAGAGTGAGTTTGTGAAGCTGCTGGGAAAGTAG
- a CDS encoding helix-turn-helix domain-containing protein gives MNTIGERLRLERERVGKNQTEFGAIGGVLKGAQINYEQDKRQPDAAYLSAIAESGADVLYILTGVRSTSVVSDLSYDEQALVGTYRMMAEETRATYKTIGSALAQSRSDEKVG, from the coding sequence TTGAATACCATTGGCGAACGACTGCGCCTAGAGCGCGAGAGAGTTGGAAAAAATCAAACTGAATTTGGTGCGATAGGTGGCGTGCTTAAGGGCGCGCAGATTAATTATGAGCAGGATAAACGACAACCAGATGCGGCTTACCTATCGGCCATTGCTGAATCAGGTGCTGATGTTCTGTACATACTCACAGGGGTTAGAAGCACTTCGGTCGTGTCGGATCTGAGTTACGACGAGCAAGCCTTGGTCGGCACCTATCGGATGATGGCGGAGGAAACGCGCGCTACCTATAAGACGATTGGGTCTGCGCTTGCTCAATCGCGCAGCGATGAAAAAGTAGGGTAA
- a CDS encoding phage antirepressor N-terminal domain-containing protein, whose protein sequence is MSKVSVVIQYAGLSLLVTKNDTGEDVTPLKPISDLFGLKWENQRVKVTHNQFFSKYFGICTPLMGGADGQNREQTCILVSRVAAYLMTISPERVRANGNESGANYLEAKLNEWADALHDYEELGIAVKKNNHSSAQLELARINTSLRLIAAKHRTASLVDRKSIESMQGVLAKHIGIPFQADLVEPS, encoded by the coding sequence ATGAGTAAAGTGAGTGTAGTCATTCAATACGCCGGCCTGTCGCTGCTGGTGACCAAGAACGACACGGGTGAGGATGTCACCCCCCTCAAACCAATCAGCGATCTGTTCGGTTTGAAGTGGGAAAACCAGCGAGTAAAGGTGACTCACAACCAATTTTTCTCTAAATATTTTGGTATCTGTACCCCCCTTATGGGGGGCGCAGATGGGCAGAATCGTGAGCAAACTTGCATTCTTGTCTCCCGTGTCGCGGCCTATTTGATGACTATCAGCCCTGAGCGCGTTCGGGCGAATGGAAATGAGTCCGGCGCGAACTATCTGGAAGCCAAGCTCAACGAGTGGGCCGATGCCCTGCACGATTATGAAGAGCTTGGAATTGCCGTCAAAAAGAACAATCACAGTTCTGCCCAGCTTGAGTTGGCTCGAATCAACACATCACTCCGCCTAATCGCTGCGAAGCACCGCACCGCGTCATTGGTTGATCGGAAAAGCATTGAGTCGATGCAAGGTGTACTGGCTAAACACATCGGAATCCCCTTTCAGGCTGATCTGGTAGAACCATCCTAA
- a CDS encoding phage regulatory CII family protein, whose protein sequence is MDALDLAIHGTAHEANGGLPALARQMGVGEQVLRNKVCPTSDTHKLNLREALAMMLLTHDTRILECLARELDCTVQPNRFPGARGIVDAVLHSDVEHGDVARSVMSAISDGKLTEAERAECQAQIAEAIQSLQAVADVVHRSPIMLRTAP, encoded by the coding sequence ATGGACGCACTGGATCTAGCGATACACGGCACCGCGCATGAGGCCAACGGTGGCCTGCCGGCACTGGCGCGGCAGATGGGCGTGGGTGAGCAGGTATTACGCAACAAGGTCTGCCCCACCTCCGACACCCACAAGCTCAACCTGCGTGAGGCATTGGCGATGATGCTACTCACTCACGATACCCGCATCCTCGAATGCCTAGCGCGTGAGCTTGATTGCACCGTTCAGCCGAATCGCTTCCCCGGTGCGCGTGGCATCGTCGATGCGGTGCTGCATTCCGATGTTGAGCATGGTGATGTCGCCCGCTCGGTGATGTCTGCGATCTCCGATGGCAAGCTCACTGAGGCCGAACGTGCCGAGTGCCAGGCTCAGATCGCCGAAGCGATCCAGTCACTGCAAGCCGTCGCCGACGTCGTCCACCGCTCACCTATCATGCTGAGGACAGCCCCATGA
- a CDS encoding ogr/Delta-like zinc finger family protein, translating into MAKKTYHAPYSPCPHCGNPLKTRLSRQLSELSREITMQCENPECLYCAVVIQSHLRVLQSSMNPNPRVFVPLSPRKYPLNHDGQLDLLNNG; encoded by the coding sequence ATGGCTAAGAAGACGTACCACGCCCCCTATAGCCCCTGCCCGCACTGTGGCAATCCATTAAAGACTCGCCTTAGCCGCCAGCTTTCCGAGCTATCTCGCGAGATCACCATGCAGTGCGAGAACCCTGAGTGCCTATATTGTGCCGTGGTGATTCAGAGCCACCTGCGCGTGCTGCAAAGCAGCATGAACCCGAATCCACGGGTCTTCGTGCCACTCAGTCCTCGCAAATATCCGCTCAACCATGATGGGCAGCTAGATCTGCTGAATAACGGTTAG
- a CDS encoding toprim domain-containing protein, with product MNPRLLNDITHRLENDYGFKPDGEYLRKGECPSCHKREMYTSADEPWVIRCGRLNKCGAEYHVKELYPEIFTNWSERHPVTTEEPHAAADAYMRDGRGFDLAKVSGWYTQESYYSPELKLGSATVRFPLPGIGYWERIIDKPERFGKRKATFRGDYKGCWWSAPGLDLEADDVTELWIVEGIFDCIALLHHGITSVSALTCNNYPAKSLLALAQARQALGRKLPKLVWAMDTGKAGEDYTRKFVSRSREDGWESVAAQPPTGKLKLDWNELHQRNKLDSKMIEESLYRGSLLTAISAHEKALLMFNKTAWNTIYFGFESRLYWFEVNLEKYGKAMEVLVDSFKDLTDDERRERAMMESHTLREIANFLPTALYFQENKLTDEQWYFFRVDFPHSGESVKKALTPQQASKSVEFKSNIFCAPGAYYTANATQHDFMMKRWTEGIKVVEVLDSVGYSSTTQCYVFGDLAVKNGKLYTLNEEEYFEIGKMSIKLKARAVELNINSDLNQLSRDWIELLWQCYRYKGIAVLAFWLGSLFAKQIRKKHKSFPFLECVGEPGSGKSTLIEFLWSLCGRSDYEGFDPVKSSNAARARNFSQVSNLPIVLMEGDRTEEDRFKQRGFDWDELKPLFDGRSVYSRGIKNSGNETYEPTFDGALIISQNAEVKASPAMMERIVHIEFDKSSHTNETKDLADALRDVSMDDVSGFVLKATMAEKSIMETYIERQKHYYQHIRSLKGVRNGRVILNHSQLSAFVDCLACILPIGKRELEETHSFIEYIAVERQQALEEDHRIVQEFWETYEFLNGNDETPRLNHARKEELQIAINLNHFVAVASDFRQQIPELGELKKMLKTSRTHKFVGIKTVNSAINSAWNARRRNEGGDEKPATVKCWVFENPSPKK from the coding sequence ATGAACCCAAGGCTGCTCAACGACATCACCCACAGGCTTGAAAACGACTACGGATTCAAGCCCGATGGCGAATACCTCCGCAAAGGCGAGTGCCCCTCATGCCATAAGCGCGAGATGTACACCAGCGCTGACGAGCCGTGGGTGATCCGCTGCGGTCGGTTGAACAAGTGCGGTGCCGAGTATCACGTTAAAGAGCTCTACCCTGAGATTTTCACCAACTGGAGCGAGCGCCATCCGGTAACCACCGAAGAGCCACATGCCGCCGCCGATGCCTATATGCGCGATGGGCGCGGATTCGATTTGGCTAAGGTCAGCGGCTGGTACACGCAGGAGAGCTACTACAGCCCCGAGCTGAAGCTGGGGTCGGCCACCGTGCGCTTTCCACTGCCCGGCATCGGCTACTGGGAACGCATCATCGACAAGCCCGAGCGCTTCGGCAAACGCAAGGCCACCTTCCGTGGCGACTACAAGGGATGCTGGTGGTCAGCCCCCGGCCTCGATCTGGAAGCCGACGATGTCACCGAGCTATGGATCGTCGAAGGCATCTTCGACTGCATCGCCCTGCTCCACCACGGCATCACCAGCGTGAGCGCGCTGACCTGCAACAACTACCCAGCAAAGTCACTGCTCGCACTGGCTCAAGCGAGACAGGCGCTCGGACGCAAGCTACCCAAACTCGTGTGGGCGATGGATACCGGCAAGGCCGGTGAAGACTACACCCGCAAATTCGTCAGCCGCAGCCGCGAAGATGGCTGGGAATCCGTTGCCGCCCAGCCGCCAACCGGCAAGCTGAAGCTTGATTGGAACGAGCTACACCAGCGCAATAAGCTCGATAGCAAAATGATCGAGGAATCGCTCTATCGTGGCTCCCTGCTCACCGCCATAAGCGCTCACGAAAAAGCCCTGCTGATGTTCAACAAAACAGCCTGGAACACAATTTATTTCGGCTTCGAGAGCAGGTTGTACTGGTTTGAGGTAAACCTAGAAAAATACGGCAAGGCTATGGAAGTACTGGTCGATTCGTTCAAAGATCTGACAGACGACGAGCGGCGCGAGCGCGCAATGATGGAGTCGCACACCCTGCGTGAGATCGCGAACTTCCTGCCGACTGCACTGTACTTTCAGGAAAATAAGCTAACAGATGAGCAGTGGTACTTCTTCAGAGTTGACTTCCCACACAGCGGGGAATCGGTCAAGAAAGCGCTCACTCCACAGCAGGCATCAAAGTCGGTTGAGTTCAAATCCAATATTTTCTGCGCGCCAGGTGCGTACTACACGGCGAACGCAACTCAGCACGACTTCATGATGAAGCGCTGGACGGAAGGCATCAAGGTGGTTGAGGTGCTCGACTCAGTCGGATACAGCAGCACCACGCAGTGCTATGTATTTGGTGATCTAGCCGTTAAGAACGGGAAGTTATACACGCTAAATGAAGAGGAGTACTTCGAGATAGGGAAGATGTCTATCAAGCTCAAGGCAAGAGCGGTGGAATTGAATATCAACTCGGATCTGAATCAATTATCTCGAGACTGGATAGAACTGTTGTGGCAGTGCTATCGCTATAAGGGAATTGCAGTATTGGCATTCTGGCTTGGAAGCCTATTCGCAAAACAGATCCGCAAGAAGCACAAGTCTTTCCCTTTCCTGGAGTGCGTCGGCGAGCCGGGTTCCGGAAAGTCGACGCTGATCGAGTTCCTGTGGAGTCTGTGCGGGCGCTCTGACTACGAGGGATTCGACCCCGTGAAATCTTCGAACGCGGCGCGGGCGCGCAACTTCTCGCAGGTGTCCAATCTTCCCATTGTGCTGATGGAGGGTGACCGCACCGAGGAAGATCGCTTCAAGCAGAGAGGATTCGACTGGGATGAGCTCAAGCCATTATTCGATGGACGAAGCGTGTACAGCCGTGGCATCAAGAACAGCGGAAATGAAACCTATGAGCCGACGTTCGACGGCGCGCTGATTATCAGTCAGAACGCAGAGGTGAAGGCGTCTCCGGCAATGATGGAGCGCATCGTCCATATCGAGTTCGACAAATCGTCGCATACGAATGAAACCAAGGATCTGGCCGATGCACTGCGCGATGTCTCAATGGATGATGTTTCTGGGTTCGTTCTCAAGGCGACCATGGCAGAGAAGAGCATCATGGAAACCTACATCGAGCGCCAAAAGCATTACTACCAGCATATCCGCTCTCTCAAGGGTGTACGTAATGGCCGCGTGATCCTGAATCACTCGCAACTCAGCGCATTTGTCGACTGCTTGGCCTGCATCCTACCGATCGGGAAGCGCGAGCTTGAGGAAACTCATTCATTCATCGAATACATAGCCGTTGAGCGTCAGCAGGCGCTGGAAGAAGATCACCGTATTGTCCAGGAATTCTGGGAGACCTACGAATTCCTCAATGGGAACGACGAAACACCGCGCCTAAACCATGCTCGAAAAGAAGAGCTGCAAATCGCAATCAACCTCAATCATTTCGTCGCTGTAGCCTCCGATTTTCGTCAGCAAATACCAGAGCTTGGCGAGCTGAAAAAGATGCTTAAGACCAGCCGCACGCACAAGTTCGTCGGCATCAAGACGGTGAACAGCGCCATCAATTCCGCCTGGAATGCACGCCGACGCAACGAAGGCGGTGATGAGAAGCCAGCCACCGTCAAGTGCTGGGTCTTTGAGAACCCGAGCCCCAAGAAATGA